A single region of the Dunckerocampus dactyliophorus isolate RoL2022-P2 chromosome 3, RoL_Ddac_1.1, whole genome shotgun sequence genome encodes:
- the LOC129178469 gene encoding histidine-rich glycoprotein-like, whose amino-acid sequence MAGHPAETRPLLGHHPASSSIILQHPHHPVSSGIIPHHPASSRIIQHHPVSSLTIQHHPASSRTIQHHPAPSSIIQHHLASSRTIQHYLHHPASSSHHPASSSIIPHHPASSRTIQHNPASSSIIPHHPASFASSRIIQRHPASSSIILQHPHHPASSSIIQHHPALSSIIQYHPLPSSIIPHHPAPSSIIPHHPASSRIIQHHPVSSLTIQHHPASSRTIQHHPAPSSIIQHHLASSRTIQHHPAPSSIIQHHLASSRTIQHYLHHPASSSVIHIIPHHPASSRTIQHHPAPSSIIQHHLASSRTIQHHLHHPASSSVIQHHLTSSCSIHIIQYHPASSRIIQHHPALSSIIQYHPLPSSIIPHHPAPSSIIPHHPASSSII is encoded by the exons ATGGCGGGCCACCCCGCCGAGACCAGACCCCTGCTGGGG CATCATCCAGCATCATCTAGCATCATCCTGCAGCATCCGCATCATCCAGTATCATCCGGCATCATCCCGCATCATCCAGCATCATCCCGCATTATCCAGCATCATCCAGTATCATCCCTTACCATCCAGCATCATCCCGCATCATCCCGCACCATCCAGCATCATCCCGCACCATCCAGCATCATCCAGCATCATCTAGCATCATCCCGCACCATCCAGCATTATTTGCATCATCCCGCATCATCCAGC CATCATCCCGCATCATCCAGCATCATCCCGCACCATCCAGCATCATCCCGCACCATCCAGCATAATCCAGCATCATCTAGCATCATCCCGCACCATCCAGCATCATTTGCATCATCCCGCATCATCCAGCGTCATCCAGCATCATCTAGCATCATCCTGCAGCATCCACATCATCCAGCATCATCTAGCATCATCCAGCATCATCCCGCATTATCCAGCATCATCCAGTATCATCCCTTACCATCCAGCATCATCCCGCATCATCCCGCACCATCCAGCATCATCCCGCACCATCCAGCATCATCCCGCATTATCCAGCATCATCCAGTATCATCCCTTACCATCCAGCATCATCCCGCATCATCCCGCACCATCCAGCATCATCCCGCACCATCCAGCATCATCCAGCATCATCTAGCATCATCCCGCACCATCCAGCATCATCCCGCACCATCCAGCATCATCCAGCATCATCTAGCATCATCCCGCACCATCCAGCATTATTTGCATCATCCCGCATCATCCAGCGTCATCCA CATCATCCCGCATCATCCAGCATCATCCCGCACCATCCAGCATCATCCCGCACCATCCAGCATCATCCAGCATCATCTAGCATCATCCCGCACCATCCAGCATCATTTGCATCATCCCGCATCATCCAGCGTCATCCAGCATCATCTAACATCATCCTGCAGCATCCACATCATCCAGTATCATCCGGCATCATCCCGCATCATCCAGCATCATCCCGCATTATCCAGCATCATCCAGTACCATCCTTTACCATCCAGCATCATCCCGCATCATCCCGCACCATCCAGCATCATCCCGCACCATCCAGCATCATCCAGCATTATCTAG